Proteins from a single region of Caldisericota bacterium:
- a CDS encoding HAMP domain-containing sensor histidine kinase, which translates to MKPFGEKFLNNMKFVLLWVGAISILIGSALAFFVSQLTVNPIKKMVKFSKKLEKGDYSARINAKTNDEMGLLARALDHMAEHLSEIEKMRKTLVQNVSHDLRTPLTVINGYLETLDNKDFTKKEKEKSLKIIKGEVERMESMLNELSILSLLDSKKYKLNLEKINLNDFIIEASETIRIEANKKNLFIKINKSSKPIYINADKKRMKEILLNLLDNAIKYTDRGGIYIKSFREGTNAIISIKDTGKGMPEQELPYIFDRFYRGEKSRSRTTGGLGIGLTIIKELIYAHNGKVEVKSELSKGTEFTLSFPMYKSPRDKKQ; encoded by the coding sequence ATGAAGCCTTTCGGAGAGAAATTTCTTAACAACATGAAATTTGTTCTCCTCTGGGTAGGTGCAATTTCTATTTTAATAGGTTCAGCCCTCGCATTTTTTGTTTCTCAACTTACAGTAAACCCAATCAAGAAAATGGTAAAATTCTCAAAAAAGTTAGAAAAGGGAGACTATTCTGCGCGCATAAATGCAAAAACAAATGATGAAATGGGACTGCTTGCAAGAGCATTAGACCATATGGCAGAACATCTATCTGAAATTGAAAAGATGCGAAAAACACTTGTGCAAAATGTATCTCACGACCTAAGAACACCCTTAACAGTCATTAACGGCTACTTAGAAACGCTGGACAATAAGGATTTTACAAAAAAAGAAAAAGAAAAATCACTTAAAATTATTAAAGGTGAAGTAGAGCGGATGGAGAGTATGTTAAATGAACTTTCCATTCTTTCTTTATTAGACAGCAAAAAATATAAATTAAACCTTGAAAAAATAAATCTAAATGACTTCATAATAGAAGCATCGGAAACGATTAGGATAGAAGCAAACAAAAAAAATCTATTCATCAAGATAAATAAAAGCAGCAAACCTATTTACATAAATGCAGACAAAAAAAGAATGAAAGAAATCCTTCTAAACCTTTTAGATAATGCAATAAAATACACGGATAGAGGTGGTATTTATATCAAAAGTTTTCGAGAAGGAACAAATGCCATAATTTCAATTAAAGACACAGGAAAAGGTATGCCAGAACAAGAACTGCCATACATATTCGACAGATTCTACAGAGGAGAAAAATCACGTTCAAGAACAACCGGCGGCTTAGGAATTGGACTTACAATTATAAAAGAACTAATATATGCACATAATGGCAAAGTAGAGGTAAAAAGCGAATTAAGCAAAGGCACAGAATTTACATTATCTTTCCCTATGTATAAATCTCCTCGAGATAAAAAACAATAA